In Candidatus Babeliales bacterium, the following are encoded in one genomic region:
- the rpoC gene encoding DNA-directed RNA polymerase subunit beta' has protein sequence MNNRMLDRFREYLHITQFNSIRISLASSKKIRSLSYGEVKKIETINYRTLKPEKDGLFCARIFGPVKDWECNCGKYKRMKHRGVTCEKCGVEVIQSRVRRERMGHIELVAPVCHIWYLKGIPSYLGLILDMSAKDLERVIYFDAYIVVDQGSSPYPRKTLLSNTEYSNYVDTHLDDSSFSAGIGAEVIKILLDQIDIKLEIFNLEKEYSKTQSVGVRHKIMRRLKVFAGLLQANLKPSWMILDVLPVLPPDLRPLVPLEGGRFASSDLNELYRRVLNRNIRLQRLYEIEAPSVIVKNEKRMLQESVDALIDNGRRGQPVRGSNRRPLKSLSEMLRGKQGRFRQNLLGRRVDYSGRSVIVVDPELNMDYCGIPKVMALEIFKSYVYAGLLERELASNLRVAKRMVEELAPEIWDVLEDVVKDRPVLLNRAPTLHRLGIQAFYPILVDGKAIKVHPLVCSAFNADFDGDTMSVHLPLSGRAQEECRRLVLSTNNILSASNGRPVTVPSQDMVLGLHYMTKSRIGALGEGITFSSINEVVSAYQCKMIHIHARINLRLSDRSIVKTTAGRVLLYTVLPEGAEFDWTNKVMKVSDLGWLVNKVYYTFGSRKTVTFLDGIKRLGFYHSTIAGISISLRDLLVPHKKDEIVRTAEKDVEKTESLYMDGAITNGERYNKILSIWGHATADVAAEMTRELEEQNEQAFENKDKSFAPYNPVFMMLDSGARGSKDQIKQLVGMRGMMSKPNGEIMETPVKSNFKDGLSVFEYFISTHGARKGQADTALKTANSGYLTRRLVDVAQDVVVTMSDCKTLGYIEVEDLKEAGDIIVPFSNRVFGRVFAADVNDPVSGELLFKAGEFITRKEVDRLADSAVAKVVVRSVLTCQAKRGVCAICFGCDLSTGKIVDIGTTVGVIAAQSIGEPGTQLTMKTFHVGGIASGLTEKPYFVAKKDGVIQFRGVRTIKNRHGEIIVLSRKAFVIIISPDGRELQNHYVEYGSVLHVEEGQAVQVGTKLVEWDPSSKVVLTEKAGKIEYVDLVENITVQDRFDDTTGKSNRILLEHKNEKYQPALSVLNKAGDEEAHYYLSIGSYLNVENGQMVEPGDVLIKTPREVSKSKDITGGLPRIAELFEARMPKNPAILADISGEVVFGGLHRGLRKISVVAGANTFDYFVARGQQLNVLNGDQVVAGDQLTVGSPVLHDMLRIQGPNLAQRYIVDQIQKIYRLQGIDINDKHIELIARQMFRKVRIIDSGDTDFLIGDRVDRVHFKMVNALLKAEGKKVATAKPVLMGITQASLGTESYISAASFQETTRILAEAAMVGNVDHLYGLKENVIVGKLIPAGTGIESFRKKYLGNDISKIERQARKEEMLEVNDRDEDDEDDDL, from the coding sequence ATGAATAATAGAATGTTAGACCGTTTTCGTGAGTATCTTCATATTACACAATTTAATTCGATACGAATTAGCTTAGCATCTTCTAAAAAAATTCGATCTTTGTCATATGGCGAAGTAAAGAAGATTGAAACGATAAACTATCGAACGCTTAAGCCTGAAAAAGATGGCCTGTTTTGCGCGCGTATATTTGGTCCTGTAAAGGATTGGGAATGTAACTGCGGTAAATATAAGCGTATGAAGCATCGTGGCGTTACGTGTGAAAAGTGTGGCGTTGAGGTGATTCAATCCCGTGTGCGTCGTGAACGTATGGGCCATATTGAATTAGTTGCTCCTGTTTGCCATATTTGGTATTTAAAAGGAATTCCAAGTTATCTTGGTTTAATTTTAGATATGTCTGCAAAAGATTTAGAGCGAGTTATTTACTTTGATGCATATATTGTTGTTGATCAAGGCAGTTCTCCATATCCACGTAAAACATTGTTGAGCAATACTGAGTATAGCAATTATGTAGATACGCATTTGGACGATAGTTCTTTTTCTGCAGGCATTGGTGCAGAAGTAATTAAGATTCTTCTTGATCAAATAGATATTAAGTTAGAAATTTTTAATCTTGAAAAAGAATATAGTAAAACTCAGTCCGTTGGCGTGCGTCATAAAATTATGCGTCGTCTTAAAGTCTTTGCAGGGTTACTGCAGGCGAATCTAAAACCATCATGGATGATTTTGGATGTATTGCCGGTATTACCACCAGATTTACGTCCATTAGTGCCTTTAGAAGGTGGACGCTTTGCAAGTTCTGATTTGAATGAGTTGTATCGCCGTGTGCTCAATCGTAATATTCGATTACAGCGTCTTTATGAGATTGAAGCGCCTTCAGTTATTGTTAAAAATGAAAAACGTATGTTACAGGAATCTGTAGATGCGTTGATTGATAATGGTCGTCGTGGGCAGCCAGTACGCGGATCGAATCGTCGTCCACTGAAGTCACTGAGTGAGATGCTACGTGGTAAGCAAGGACGGTTTAGACAAAACTTACTTGGTCGCCGTGTTGATTATTCTGGGCGTTCGGTAATTGTTGTTGATCCCGAATTGAATATGGATTATTGTGGTATTCCAAAAGTAATGGCCTTAGAAATTTTTAAGTCGTATGTGTATGCTGGGTTGCTTGAGCGAGAGCTTGCAAGTAATTTACGTGTTGCAAAGCGTATGGTTGAAGAGTTGGCGCCAGAGATTTGGGACGTTTTAGAAGATGTGGTAAAAGATAGACCGGTGCTTCTCAACCGTGCTCCGACGTTGCACAGACTTGGTATTCAGGCGTTTTATCCAATCTTGGTTGACGGTAAAGCGATTAAAGTGCATCCATTAGTTTGTTCTGCATTTAACGCGGATTTTGATGGTGATACAATGTCAGTGCATCTTCCATTGAGTGGGCGTGCACAAGAAGAGTGTCGACGGTTGGTGCTTTCTACAAATAATATTCTTTCTGCATCGAATGGTCGTCCAGTTACGGTTCCATCACAGGATATGGTTCTCGGACTGCATTATATGACGAAATCACGCATTGGTGCATTGGGTGAAGGTATTACCTTCTCAAGTATTAATGAAGTAGTATCTGCATATCAGTGTAAAATGATACATATTCATGCACGTATTAACTTACGCCTGTCAGACAGAAGCATTGTAAAAACCACGGCTGGTCGTGTATTGCTATATACGGTACTTCCTGAGGGGGCTGAGTTTGACTGGACTAACAAGGTTATGAAAGTAAGTGATCTTGGGTGGTTAGTTAATAAAGTGTATTATACATTCGGTTCTAGAAAAACAGTAACATTTTTAGATGGTATAAAACGTCTTGGTTTTTATCATTCTACTATTGCGGGTATATCGATTTCCTTGAGAGATTTGTTGGTACCGCATAAGAAAGATGAAATTGTTCGAACCGCAGAAAAAGATGTTGAAAAAACAGAATCATTGTATATGGATGGTGCGATTACCAATGGTGAGCGCTATAATAAAATTTTAAGTATTTGGGGACATGCAACAGCTGACGTTGCAGCTGAAATGACCCGTGAATTAGAAGAACAAAACGAACAAGCATTTGAAAATAAAGATAAGAGTTTTGCTCCATATAATCCTGTTTTCATGATGTTAGATTCTGGAGCGCGAGGTTCTAAAGATCAGATTAAACAGCTTGTGGGTATGCGGGGTATGATGTCTAAGCCGAATGGCGAGATTATGGAAACCCCGGTTAAGTCTAACTTTAAAGATGGCCTTAGTGTGTTTGAATACTTTATTTCTACGCACGGTGCTCGTAAAGGACAGGCGGATACTGCACTTAAAACTGCAAACTCTGGATATTTGACACGTCGATTAGTTGACGTTGCGCAAGATGTAGTTGTTACTATGTCTGACTGCAAAACATTGGGATATATCGAAGTAGAAGATCTGAAAGAGGCTGGTGATATCATTGTGCCATTTTCTAATCGTGTTTTTGGACGAGTGTTTGCTGCGGATGTTAATGATCCAGTTTCTGGAGAGTTGCTGTTCAAAGCCGGAGAGTTCATTACTCGTAAGGAAGTCGATCGTTTAGCTGATTCTGCAGTAGCAAAAGTAGTCGTGCGTTCTGTGTTAACGTGTCAGGCAAAACGCGGTGTTTGTGCAATATGTTTTGGATGTGATTTGTCGACTGGTAAAATTGTAGACATTGGCACAACCGTCGGAGTTATTGCAGCTCAATCAATTGGTGAACCAGGTACCCAGCTTACTATGAAAACCTTCCACGTTGGGGGTATTGCGAGTGGTTTGACAGAAAAGCCGTACTTTGTTGCTAAAAAAGATGGAGTCATTCAATTTAGGGGTGTTCGTACGATTAAGAATCGTCATGGTGAAATTATCGTATTGAGCAGAAAAGCATTCGTTATTATCATTTCTCCTGACGGACGTGAACTGCAAAATCATTATGTTGAATACGGATCTGTATTACATGTAGAAGAAGGACAAGCTGTTCAAGTTGGTACAAAACTTGTTGAGTGGGATCCAAGTAGTAAGGTTGTTTTAACTGAAAAAGCGGGAAAAATAGAGTATGTTGACCTTGTTGAAAACATTACTGTACAGGATCGTTTTGATGATACAACCGGAAAATCGAATCGTATTTTGTTAGAGCATAAGAACGAGAAGTATCAACCAGCATTATCAGTTTTAAATAAAGCGGGTGATGAAGAGGCGCATTATTATTTATCAATTGGATCATATTTGAACGTTGAAAACGGACAGATGGTTGAACCAGGTGATGTGCTTATTAAGACTCCTCGCGAAGTTTCAAAATCAAAAGATATTACGGGTGGTTTACCACGTATCGCAGAGTTATTTGAAGCGCGTATGCCAAAAAATCCGGCAATTCTTGCAGATATTTCAGGAGAAGTTGTATTTGGTGGTTTACATCGTGGATTACGTAAAATATCGGTTGTTGCTGGTGCAAACACCTTTGACTATTTTGTAGCGCGAGGACAGCAGCTGAATGTACTTAATGGAGATCAGGTTGTTGCAGGAGATCAATTAACTGTTGGATCACCGGTGCTTCATGACATGTTACGTATTCAGGGGCCGAATTTAGCGCAACGATATATTGTTGATCAGATTCAAAAGATTTATCGTTTACAAGGTATTGATATTAACGATAAACACATTGAGTTGATTGCGCGTCAAATGTTTAGAAAAGTACGTATCATTGATTCTGGAGATACTGATTTCTTGATTGGTGATCGAGTTGATCGCGTGCATTTCAAGATGGTGAATGCGTTATTAAAAGCTGAAGGCAAAAAAGTTGCAACTGCAAAACCGGTGTTGATGGGTATTACTCAGGCTTCATTGGGAACAGAAAGCTATATTTCAGCAGCATCATTCCAAGAAACAACAAGAATTTTAGCTGAAGCGGCAATGGTTGGTAACGTAGATCATCTGTATGGACTTAAAGAAAACGTTATAGTAGGTAAATTAATTCCTGCAGGTACTGGTATTGAGTCATTCAGAAAGAAATATTTAGGTAATGACATATCAAAGATTGAACGACAAGCTCGAAAAGAAGAGATGTTAGAAGTCAATGATAGAGATGAAGATGATGAGGATGATGATTTATAG
- the pnp gene encoding polyribonucleotide nucleotidyltransferase → MIKNFRLEDFGYEVEIGRVAKQANGAVWLKRGGTIVLVTACSAESKDFPGFLPLSVDYRENYSAAGKIPGGYYKREGRPSDKEVLTSRLIDRAIRPLFSYDFFDQVQVLATVYSVDKEHAPNVMSLVAASLALTISDIPFMGPIGAVEVCRVDGKWVVNPPYTDSQRADVTLSIAGTEEGINMVEGNANEISEQEFIDALFLAHEQIKRLVVWQKEIQKEIGKTITPATKFFDWNDWTQRADTYLTDDKVRGVYKTDKTERNQHIADLKKDFLTQYETEAAEVKISSKALEYVFGQMLKDKVTELMFILGKRVDDRQFDLVRPITVAVGLLPFTHGSALFTRGSTQALVSTTLGGGQDEQKFEGLMDNAATVDGRFMLHYNFPPFSVGEVRPVRGPGRREVGHGYLAASAISKMLPSKEDFPYTIRIVADMLESDGSTSMATTCGSTMALMQAGVPIKKMVSGIAMGLLMNKAGDFRVLSDMTGFEDEYGLMDFKVTGTQDGITAIQMDIKYKGGLSREVFVVALEQARTGRLHILGEMQKVMTKPNATLSDLVPKLISFKINPDKIGAIIGTGGKTIREITEKTGTKIDIEADGLVKIFGGPDADQDAAVNWVKTLAGQVEIGSVWNGKVRRIVEFGMFVELVPGLDGLVHVSNIPREQQKTFDRDFKNDDVVKVEVVDYDAATGKIRLRMVK, encoded by the coding sequence ATGATAAAGAACTTTCGTTTAGAAGATTTTGGGTATGAGGTAGAGATTGGCAGAGTGGCCAAACAGGCAAATGGCGCAGTGTGGTTAAAACGCGGCGGAACCATTGTCCTGGTAACAGCTTGTTCAGCTGAATCCAAGGATTTTCCTGGATTTTTACCACTTTCTGTAGATTATCGTGAAAATTATTCAGCAGCAGGAAAGATACCTGGAGGATATTATAAGCGTGAAGGAAGGCCTTCTGATAAAGAAGTACTTACAAGTCGTTTGATTGATCGGGCAATTCGTCCCCTATTTTCGTATGATTTCTTTGATCAAGTGCAGGTTCTCGCTACGGTATATTCTGTAGATAAAGAACATGCGCCTAATGTTATGTCGTTAGTTGCAGCTTCTTTGGCTTTGACCATTTCCGATATCCCTTTCATGGGACCGATTGGTGCGGTTGAGGTATGCCGTGTTGATGGTAAATGGGTAGTAAATCCGCCCTATACGGATTCGCAACGAGCGGATGTTACATTGTCCATCGCTGGTACCGAAGAAGGTATCAACATGGTTGAAGGTAATGCAAACGAAATTTCTGAACAAGAATTTATTGATGCACTGTTTTTAGCACATGAACAGATTAAAAGATTGGTTGTATGGCAAAAAGAGATTCAGAAAGAAATCGGTAAAACGATTACTCCTGCAACTAAATTCTTTGATTGGAATGACTGGACACAACGTGCAGACACATACTTAACGGATGACAAAGTTCGTGGAGTATATAAAACAGATAAAACAGAACGTAATCAGCATATCGCTGATTTGAAAAAAGATTTCTTAACGCAGTATGAAACAGAGGCTGCAGAGGTTAAGATCTCATCAAAAGCTTTGGAATATGTTTTTGGGCAAATGCTTAAAGATAAAGTTACAGAGCTTATGTTTATTTTGGGTAAACGGGTAGATGATCGACAGTTTGATTTAGTGCGGCCAATTACCGTAGCTGTTGGTTTGTTACCATTTACTCATGGATCTGCATTGTTTACTCGTGGTAGCACGCAGGCGTTGGTAAGCACTACGCTTGGTGGTGGCCAAGATGAGCAAAAATTTGAAGGTTTAATGGATAATGCTGCGACTGTAGATGGTCGGTTTATGTTGCATTATAATTTTCCACCATTTTCGGTTGGTGAAGTTCGTCCGGTTCGTGGTCCAGGTCGTAGAGAAGTTGGACATGGTTATTTGGCGGCATCAGCAATTAGCAAAATGCTTCCTTCAAAAGAAGATTTTCCGTACACAATTCGTATCGTTGCTGACATGTTAGAATCTGATGGCTCTACATCTATGGCAACCACGTGCGGCTCAACGATGGCGTTGATGCAGGCAGGTGTACCGATTAAAAAAATGGTAAGCGGTATTGCTATGGGGTTATTGATGAATAAAGCAGGGGACTTCCGTGTTTTATCTGATATGACCGGCTTTGAAGATGAATATGGGCTCATGGATTTTAAAGTGACTGGTACTCAAGACGGTATAACTGCTATTCAGATGGATATCAAATATAAAGGTGGTTTATCTCGTGAGGTATTTGTTGTTGCGCTTGAACAAGCACGTACAGGCAGATTGCATATCCTTGGCGAAATGCAAAAAGTGATGACCAAACCAAATGCAACATTATCTGATTTGGTACCAAAATTGATTAGTTTCAAAATTAATCCAGATAAAATTGGTGCAATTATTGGTACTGGCGGTAAAACGATTCGTGAAATCACCGAAAAAACAGGTACTAAAATTGATATTGAAGCAGACGGATTGGTTAAGATTTTTGGTGGACCGGATGCAGATCAAGATGCTGCTGTTAATTGGGTTAAAACGCTTGCAGGTCAGGTAGAAATCGGTAGTGTGTGGAACGGTAAGGTAAGACGTATTGTTGAGTTTGGTATGTTTGTAGAATTAGTACCCGGTCTTGATGGATTGGTCCATGTTTCTAACATCCCACGCGAACAACAAAAAACGTTTGATCGCGATTTTAAAAACGATGACGTAGTCAAAGTTGAAGTTGTCGATTATGATGCGGCAACCGGTAAAATTCGTCTTCGCATGGTAAAGTAA
- the rph gene encoding ribonuclease PH: MIQRIDGRRSDQLRPMRAYYDVYGYSDASVLFEAGNTKVHCAVSRSYGVPPFLKGKKTGWLTAEYAMLPTATGNRTMRDFSAVTRNGRAVEISRLIGRALRSIVDLEMLGEQTITIDCDVLQADGGTRTACITGASMALSIAASRWLKSKLVPGNIIRDRVAAVSAGIIKGSVLLDLNYQEDSTVDADFNFVINGSGGIIEVQGTAEQAPISWEDFSKIRAVSEKGINDLFAYLNSDGALEKKESVPLFSLKNRFMNT, translated from the coding sequence ATGATTCAAAGAATAGATGGGCGCCGTTCAGATCAGTTGCGCCCAATGCGTGCATATTATGATGTGTATGGATATAGTGATGCATCGGTTTTGTTTGAAGCAGGTAATACAAAAGTTCATTGTGCGGTAAGTAGATCATATGGTGTTCCCCCGTTTCTTAAGGGTAAAAAAACTGGTTGGTTAACTGCTGAGTATGCGATGTTGCCAACAGCAACTGGAAACCGTACAATGCGTGATTTTTCTGCAGTAACTCGTAATGGTCGAGCTGTTGAAATTTCCCGATTAATTGGACGCGCATTGCGTTCTATTGTTGATCTTGAGATGTTGGGTGAACAGACAATTACAATTGATTGTGATGTGCTACAAGCCGATGGTGGTACTCGTACTGCGTGTATTACTGGAGCTTCTATGGCGCTTTCAATTGCGGCAAGCCGCTGGCTTAAATCTAAGTTAGTACCTGGTAATATTATTCGTGATAGAGTAGCAGCAGTTTCTGCAGGTATTATAAAAGGCTCTGTGTTGCTTGATTTGAATTATCAGGAAGATAGTACCGTTGATGCGGACTTTAATTTTGTCATTAATGGTTCAGGCGGCATTATTGAAGTGCAGGGTACGGCAGAACAAGCACCTATTTCTTGGGAAGACTTTTCAAAGATACGTGCAGTTTCTGAAAAAGGTATCAATGATCTATTTGCCTATTTAAATAGCGATGGTGCATTAGAAAAAAAAGAATCGGTTCCGTTATTTAGTTTAAAAAACCGATTTATGAATACGTAG
- the rpsO gene encoding 30S ribosomal protein S15, which translates to MVLNKEQMEQIRKDFGMHSNDTGSTAVQIATLTGRITLLTGHLQRNKKDFSCKRTLLMLIAQRRSLGKYLQRTNEPSYKDVIGRLGLKK; encoded by the coding sequence ATGGTTTTAAATAAAGAACAGATGGAACAGATCAGAAAAGATTTTGGTATGCATAGTAATGATACCGGATCTACAGCAGTACAAATAGCTACCCTTACCGGTCGCATTACGCTGTTAACAGGTCATTTGCAGCGTAATAAAAAAGATTTTTCATGCAAGAGAACTCTTTTGATGCTTATTGCTCAACGACGTTCATTAGGAAAATACTTGCAAAGAACTAATGAGCCTAGCTATAAAGATGTAATTGGACGATTAGGATTAAAAAAATAA